A single genomic interval of Helianthus annuus cultivar XRQ/B chromosome 13, HanXRQr2.0-SUNRISE, whole genome shotgun sequence harbors:
- the LOC110897526 gene encoding flowering time control protein FPA isoform X2: protein MFPQRDSRTRHASSDPIYHNRNENAEQPSEVLWVGFPQSMKVDEDGLWNAFAPFGEIEKISMFPGRTFAFVRYKHVNSASRAINNLQGKLFNNPRVHISFAKSDSGPSNTSPRGRRHDRYHDTEHTRRSRSPRYMDPEGLDDGMGFDRKRNRPTGRNAPFEPPRFHDVGPDMGLPGNMYGRNSPIRDRVGPGFHDYPPQSFRHQGPLYNDEDEWDLPEDALVYHGAKKLKSNLVVPHEQPELPEYPFFESEQVKHVLPRAPEFPRHDMIDNNLGHFGYHKQIIPDHPPVNIPQQPFVGRGNSGNSSYDSFQTGLAPSAQNPVEWKRSTPEPATGEWKWEGVIAKGGTSICRARCFPVGKVLDMNLPEFLDCTARTNLDVLAKHYYRASKSWVVFFVPESDADMGFYNEFMNYLGEKERAAVAKLDDKTTLFLVPPSDFSEKILKVPGKLSISGVILRLDSSSSGVEPLPPPPPPPPLPPQPHPYLVSSHGEDPRSSFASPSGTYPPFSNHGKPRANSSLPGLPLGPVPFRNMVEPVVENTQDHVHHQQQQQNLIAGGRNLAPPSRGGGDFMIPPSNDSVSSSGYRPGSPTIVPQYGQQVAGGIQQDQLAQLASYLGNARQSMGEDFRQMSNMVTSDNVYGMPQTHPSPNLQIGSEHHPAPPQYHHVQTQQVQQQQVSNIAPVGQSGQVNAQEGDPDPQKRLQATLELAATLLKQIQQGKT, encoded by the exons ATGTTTCCTCAAAGGGACTCTAGAACCCGCCACGCCAGCTCTGACCCCATATACCACAACAGGAATGAGAATGCAGAACAGCCCAGTGAGGTCTTATGGGTCGGCTTCCCACAATCAATGAAGGTAGATGAAGACGGTTTATGGAATGCCTTTGCTCCATTCGGTGAAATTGAAAAGATCTCCATGTTTCCAGGTCGAACTTTTGCTTTTGTAAGATACAAACATGTTAATTCTGCATCTCGGGCCATAAACAATTTACAGGGTAAATTGTTTAACAACCCCAGAGTACACATATCTTTTGCAAAGAGTGATTCTGGACCGTCAAACACATCCCCTCGGGGCAGACGCCATGATAGGTACCATGACACTGAGCACACCAGAAGATCCAGATCCCCTCGATATATGGATCCTGAGGGTCTTGATGATGGCATGGGTTTTGATAGAAAGCGTAACAGGCCGACCGGCAGGAATGCTCCATTCGAACCACCTAGGTTCCATGACGTGGGGCCCGATATGGGATTACCTGGAAATATGTATGGACGAAATAGTCCAATTAGGGATAGGGTGGGCCCGGGGTTTCATGATTATCCACCTCAGAGCTTCCGCCATCAAGGCCCGTTATATAATGATGAAGACGAATGGGATTTGCCTGAAGACGCGTTGGTTTATCACGGTGCGAAGAAACTGAAGAGTAATCTGGTTGTACCTCATGAACAACCTGAGCTTCCAGAGTATCCATTTTTTGAATCTGAACAAGTGAAACACGTTCTTCCACGAGCACCTGAGTTTCCCCGTCATGACATGATTGATAATAACTTGGGGCATTTTGGGTACCACAAGCAAATCATCCCTGATCATCCACCTGTTAACATCCCTCAACAACCGTTTGTTGGTAGGGGTAATTCTGGTAATTCATCTTATGATAGTTTCCAGACCGGTTTAGCTCCATCGGCTCAGAATCCTGTTGAATGGAAACGATCGACTCCTGAACCTGCTACTGGAGAGTGGAAATGGGAAGGGGTTATTGCAAAGGGAGGGACATCAATCTGTCGTGCTCGTTGCTTTCCCGTTGGGAAAGTACTTGACATGAATTT GCCCGAGTTCTTGGACTGCACTGCGAGGACTAATTTAGATGTCCTGGCAAAACATTACTATCGCGCTAGTAAGTCATGGGTTGTCTTCTTTGTTCCTGAAAGTGATGCGGATATGGGGTTTTACAACGAATTCATGAACTATTTGGGAGAAAAAGAGCGCGCTGCAGTGGCTAAACTTGATGACAAAACCACCTTGTTTCTTGTACCCCCATCAGATTTTTCAGAGAAAATACTCAAAGTACCTGGAAAACTTAGCATTTCTGGTGTCATTCTGAGGTTAGATTCGTCTTCTTCCGGTGTCGAGCcgcttccaccaccaccaccaccaccaccgctacCACCACAACCACATCCGTATCTCGTCTCCTCTCATGGAGAAGATCCCAGATCATCATTTGCATCACCTTCCGGAACCTATCCACCGTTTTCAAATCATGGAAAACCTAGAGCTAATTCATCGTTACCCGGGCTACCTCTTGGTCCGGTGCCATTCAGGAACATGGTTGAGCCTGTTGTAGAAAACACACAGGACCATGTgcaccaccagcagcagcagcagaatCTAATCGCGGGTGGTAGAAACTTAGCACCACCATCACGAGGCGGTGGTGATTTCATGATCCCGCCTTCAAACGATTCCGTTAGCTCAAGTGGTTACAGACCTGGAAGTCCTACCATTGTGCCACAATATGGTCAACAAGTAGCAGGCGGCATCCAACAAGATCAACTCGCACAGCTGGCATCGTATCTTGGGAATGCGAGGCAATCAATGGGAGAAGATTTTAGGCAGATGAGTAATATGGTCACATCTGATAATGTTTACGGAATGCCACAAACGCATCCTTCACCAAATTTGCAGATTGGTTCTGAGCATCATCCAGCACCACCACAGTACCATCATGTGCAAACGCAACAAGTTCAGCAGCAACAAGTGTCGAACATAGCACCGGTGGGTCAAAGCGGTCAAGTAAACGCGCAAGAAGGAGATCCGGATCCACAGAAACGATTGCAGGCGACGTTAGAGTTGGCTGCAACTCTTCTCAAGCAGATCCAACAAGGGAAAACTTAA
- the LOC110897526 gene encoding flowering time control protein FPA isoform X1 — protein MSLRGGRDRPRRDYPLRSEEKSHHGRSSAPPSRHLWIGNLSHSLTERALSNQFREFGELESVAFQPGRSYAFVNFIDEGAAFAAYEALQGFVLAGNALRIEFTKAEKSSASKHDEHYSRPRDEPRSSVRGSMFPQRDSRTRHASSDPIYHNRNENAEQPSEVLWVGFPQSMKVDEDGLWNAFAPFGEIEKISMFPGRTFAFVRYKHVNSASRAINNLQGKLFNNPRVHISFAKSDSGPSNTSPRGRRHDRYHDTEHTRRSRSPRYMDPEGLDDGMGFDRKRNRPTGRNAPFEPPRFHDVGPDMGLPGNMYGRNSPIRDRVGPGFHDYPPQSFRHQGPLYNDEDEWDLPEDALVYHGAKKLKSNLVVPHEQPELPEYPFFESEQVKHVLPRAPEFPRHDMIDNNLGHFGYHKQIIPDHPPVNIPQQPFVGRGNSGNSSYDSFQTGLAPSAQNPVEWKRSTPEPATGEWKWEGVIAKGGTSICRARCFPVGKVLDMNLPEFLDCTARTNLDVLAKHYYRASKSWVVFFVPESDADMGFYNEFMNYLGEKERAAVAKLDDKTTLFLVPPSDFSEKILKVPGKLSISGVILRLDSSSSGVEPLPPPPPPPPLPPQPHPYLVSSHGEDPRSSFASPSGTYPPFSNHGKPRANSSLPGLPLGPVPFRNMVEPVVENTQDHVHHQQQQQNLIAGGRNLAPPSRGGGDFMIPPSNDSVSSSGYRPGSPTIVPQYGQQVAGGIQQDQLAQLASYLGNARQSMGEDFRQMSNMVTSDNVYGMPQTHPSPNLQIGSEHHPAPPQYHHVQTQQVQQQQVSNIAPVGQSGQVNAQEGDPDPQKRLQATLELAATLLKQIQQGKT, from the exons ATG AGTTTAAGAGGGGGACGTGACAGACCGAGGAGGGACTATCCTTTGAGATCGGAAGAGAAAAGTCATCATGGTCGTAGCAGTGCACCTCCTTCAAGACATCTGTGGATTGGGAATCTATCGCATTCTTTAACCGAGCGTGCATTGAGCAATCAGTTTAGGGAGTTTGGGGAGCTTGAGAGTGTAGCATTTCAACCTGGTCGGAGCTACGCTTTTGTCAATTTTATTGATGAGGGTGCTGCGTTTGCAGCATATGAAGCACTTCAAGGTTTCGTTCTTGCGGGCAATGCACTTAGAATTGAGTTTACAAAGGCG GAGAAATCATCAGCATCAAAACATGATGAACACTACTCACGGCCCCGAGATGAACCACGTTCTTCAGTAAGAGGGTCTATGTTTCCTCAAAGGGACTCTAGAACCCGCCACGCCAGCTCTGACCCCATATACCACAACAGGAATGAGAATGCAGAACAGCCCAGTGAGGTCTTATGGGTCGGCTTCCCACAATCAATGAAGGTAGATGAAGACGGTTTATGGAATGCCTTTGCTCCATTCGGTGAAATTGAAAAGATCTCCATGTTTCCAGGTCGAACTTTTGCTTTTGTAAGATACAAACATGTTAATTCTGCATCTCGGGCCATAAACAATTTACAGGGTAAATTGTTTAACAACCCCAGAGTACACATATCTTTTGCAAAGAGTGATTCTGGACCGTCAAACACATCCCCTCGGGGCAGACGCCATGATAGGTACCATGACACTGAGCACACCAGAAGATCCAGATCCCCTCGATATATGGATCCTGAGGGTCTTGATGATGGCATGGGTTTTGATAGAAAGCGTAACAGGCCGACCGGCAGGAATGCTCCATTCGAACCACCTAGGTTCCATGACGTGGGGCCCGATATGGGATTACCTGGAAATATGTATGGACGAAATAGTCCAATTAGGGATAGGGTGGGCCCGGGGTTTCATGATTATCCACCTCAGAGCTTCCGCCATCAAGGCCCGTTATATAATGATGAAGACGAATGGGATTTGCCTGAAGACGCGTTGGTTTATCACGGTGCGAAGAAACTGAAGAGTAATCTGGTTGTACCTCATGAACAACCTGAGCTTCCAGAGTATCCATTTTTTGAATCTGAACAAGTGAAACACGTTCTTCCACGAGCACCTGAGTTTCCCCGTCATGACATGATTGATAATAACTTGGGGCATTTTGGGTACCACAAGCAAATCATCCCTGATCATCCACCTGTTAACATCCCTCAACAACCGTTTGTTGGTAGGGGTAATTCTGGTAATTCATCTTATGATAGTTTCCAGACCGGTTTAGCTCCATCGGCTCAGAATCCTGTTGAATGGAAACGATCGACTCCTGAACCTGCTACTGGAGAGTGGAAATGGGAAGGGGTTATTGCAAAGGGAGGGACATCAATCTGTCGTGCTCGTTGCTTTCCCGTTGGGAAAGTACTTGACATGAATTT GCCCGAGTTCTTGGACTGCACTGCGAGGACTAATTTAGATGTCCTGGCAAAACATTACTATCGCGCTAGTAAGTCATGGGTTGTCTTCTTTGTTCCTGAAAGTGATGCGGATATGGGGTTTTACAACGAATTCATGAACTATTTGGGAGAAAAAGAGCGCGCTGCAGTGGCTAAACTTGATGACAAAACCACCTTGTTTCTTGTACCCCCATCAGATTTTTCAGAGAAAATACTCAAAGTACCTGGAAAACTTAGCATTTCTGGTGTCATTCTGAGGTTAGATTCGTCTTCTTCCGGTGTCGAGCcgcttccaccaccaccaccaccaccaccgctacCACCACAACCACATCCGTATCTCGTCTCCTCTCATGGAGAAGATCCCAGATCATCATTTGCATCACCTTCCGGAACCTATCCACCGTTTTCAAATCATGGAAAACCTAGAGCTAATTCATCGTTACCCGGGCTACCTCTTGGTCCGGTGCCATTCAGGAACATGGTTGAGCCTGTTGTAGAAAACACACAGGACCATGTgcaccaccagcagcagcagcagaatCTAATCGCGGGTGGTAGAAACTTAGCACCACCATCACGAGGCGGTGGTGATTTCATGATCCCGCCTTCAAACGATTCCGTTAGCTCAAGTGGTTACAGACCTGGAAGTCCTACCATTGTGCCACAATATGGTCAACAAGTAGCAGGCGGCATCCAACAAGATCAACTCGCACAGCTGGCATCGTATCTTGGGAATGCGAGGCAATCAATGGGAGAAGATTTTAGGCAGATGAGTAATATGGTCACATCTGATAATGTTTACGGAATGCCACAAACGCATCCTTCACCAAATTTGCAGATTGGTTCTGAGCATCATCCAGCACCACCACAGTACCATCATGTGCAAACGCAACAAGTTCAGCAGCAACAAGTGTCGAACATAGCACCGGTGGGTCAAAGCGGTCAAGTAAACGCGCAAGAAGGAGATCCGGATCCACAGAAACGATTGCAGGCGACGTTAGAGTTGGCTGCAACTCTTCTCAAGCAGATCCAACAAGGGAAAACTTAA